A region of Leifsonia xyli DNA encodes the following proteins:
- a CDS encoding crossover junction endodeoxyribonuclease RuvC, whose amino-acid sequence MTIRVLGIDPGLTRCGVGIVDVRPDRRATLVDVTVIRTPPGMALEERLLAVGTGIERLLDEHGPAVVAIERVFAQHNLRTVMGTAQVSGVALHSAAKRGLPVGLHTPSEVKAAITGYGSADKKQVQAMVARILGLDEAPKPADAADALAIAICHAWRGGPVAPDAGGAAGSLTPAQAAWRAAERSSRASAAPRRLAR is encoded by the coding sequence GTGACGATCCGGGTGCTCGGTATCGACCCGGGTCTGACGCGCTGCGGCGTCGGGATCGTGGATGTGCGTCCCGACCGCCGCGCGACCCTGGTCGACGTCACGGTCATCCGGACACCGCCGGGCATGGCGCTCGAGGAGCGCCTGCTCGCCGTCGGCACCGGCATCGAGCGGCTGCTCGACGAGCACGGCCCCGCGGTCGTGGCGATCGAGCGCGTCTTCGCGCAGCACAACCTCCGGACCGTCATGGGCACGGCCCAGGTGAGCGGCGTCGCTCTGCACTCGGCCGCCAAGCGCGGGCTCCCGGTCGGCCTGCACACGCCGAGCGAGGTCAAGGCGGCGATCACGGGCTACGGCTCGGCCGACAAGAAGCAGGTCCAGGCGATGGTCGCGCGCATCCTCGGACTCGACGAGGCGCCGAAGCCCGCGGATGCGGCGGACGCGCTCGCGATCGCCATCTGCCACGCCTGGCGCGGCGGCCCGGTCGCGCCGGACGCCGGGGGAGCGGCCGGCTCCCTCACCCCCGCGCAGGCCGCGTGGCGCGCCGCGGAGCGCTCCAGCCGAGCGTCGGCGGCTCCCCGTAGGCTTGCACGGTGA
- a CDS encoding transcriptional regulator, with amino-acid sequence MSGHSKWATTKHKKAVIDARRAKSFAKLIKNIEVAAKTGGADLSGNPTLVDAVQKAKKTSVPNDNIDRAIKRGAGLTGESIDYTTIMYEGYGPGGVALLIECLTENKNRAAAEVRTAMTRNGGTMADPGSVAYNFHRKGVIVVPHADGVDEDTVLTAVLDAGAEEVTDRGESFEVLTEASDLVAARTALQEAGIDYDSADAEFVATVNVEVDVEVARKVFRLIDALEDSDDVQNVYTNLDISPEVQAQLDDDDE; translated from the coding sequence CCTTCGCCAAGCTCATCAAGAACATCGAGGTCGCGGCGAAGACCGGCGGCGCCGACCTGTCCGGCAACCCGACGCTCGTCGACGCGGTCCAGAAGGCCAAGAAGACCTCGGTCCCCAACGACAACATCGACCGCGCCATCAAGCGCGGCGCCGGCCTCACCGGTGAGTCGATCGACTACACGACGATCATGTACGAGGGCTACGGCCCGGGCGGCGTCGCCCTGCTCATCGAGTGCCTCACCGAGAACAAGAACCGCGCCGCCGCCGAGGTGCGCACGGCGATGACCCGCAACGGCGGCACTATGGCCGACCCGGGCAGCGTCGCGTACAACTTCCACCGCAAGGGCGTCATCGTGGTGCCGCACGCCGACGGCGTGGATGAGGACACGGTCCTCACCGCGGTGCTCGACGCCGGCGCCGAAGAGGTCACCGATCGCGGCGAGAGCTTCGAGGTGCTGACCGAGGCGTCCGACCTGGTCGCCGCCCGCACCGCGCTGCAGGAGGCCGGCATCGACTACGACTCGGCCGACGCCGAGTTCGTGGCCACGGTCAACGTCGAGGTCGACGTCGAGGTCGCCCGCAAGGTGTTCCGCCTGATCGACGCCCTCGAAGACTCGGACGACGTCCAGAACGTCTACACCAACCTCGACATCAGCCCCGAGGTGCAGGCGCAGCTCGACGACGACGACGAGTAG